The nucleotide window AATCTCAAAAAGTGTTCAAGACTCACCCGTAAAGGAGGCTTGTACCTAGCCTCATTTGTTCTTCCAGAGGGCTCTGTGTGCTTCTGCCACTGGCCTGAATGTCTAGAGTGAGATTTGGGTTCTGTTTTCTGAGGCTGAACCCACTTCCCTTATTGGAAACTCTCCCTGGAGAGAAGTGAAGCTGAACAATTAATACGGACCAAATGACCTTGGGCAGGTGTTCTGGACAGAGCAGTCCAAGTCCCTTTGGTGCTGTTGGCCGGGTCCGGCTTTTTGGGTGGTCTCGAGGTTTAATGGTTGATCTTTCTCTAAAGCATTTTTGCCTCCTCAAGCGTCATAACAGACCCTTTGTGTTTTAGGGGGCGCACACATCACCATCTGTGCCAGTATTGACAGATCTGAGGTTTTCAGGCCTTTTATTAACTGAGGCCCCACCGATGCAGGAAAAGCCACACCCTGTCAAGTCCCTTACAGCTTCTATCTGGAAATAGCAGGCAGCTGTTTCCAACACAGTCGTTGCTAATTTGTCTTATCAGGAGTAGACAGGGATATTTTAACAACTGAATGAAGTCTCTTGGTTGTCTGGGTCAAGTGAGTTTTAGTACTTTTATTCTGTTGTCATAAAACCTAGGTGTTAAAGCCCATTTgctctttttaagatttatttttaaactatttagtgtttatttttggggagagagagtgcaagtaggggagaggcagagagagagggaggcacagaatctgaagcaggctccaggctctgagctgtcagcacagagcccgacatggggctcaaactcccaaaccgtgagatcatgacctgggctgaagttggacgcttaaccgacggagccacccagctgccccgttAAGATTTTAAGTAcactctgtacccaacatgggctcgaacccacaaccctgagatcaagagtctcatgctccaccgactgagccagccaggcgcccctagccccTTTGCTTTTAAAGAGCATTCAGAGCACTCCTTGGCTCAGCCAGGTGGTGAGGTTTAACAAGCACATCTATGGTTTTACAATCAAATAGATTCTCCACCTCCTCCAGAGAAAACCTAAAAATACAATAGCACTTTATTTGTATCTAGCCTAAAGAAATTCTTCCCGATGATGGTAGGAAGCTAACCGAGGCTTCTTTCTCAGATTTATACTTTTCTGATTACAAATCCACTTGGGAATCTACCCCCTAAAAAACTTGAATTCAACAGGGAAAACTTTAAGGATTAAATTCCCCTAAATGATATGGTCAAATAAATAGTTGCGGTTGGTGCAGATAGCTAACACTGGTCtaactcattcttttatttttcagagttttgTAAAAAGGATCAACAAGTTAAAAGACACGAGAGCACAGGGGGAGGAGAACTCACTAAGGAACGAGGAGGGAACAGAACTCCAACCCGTTGTGTGATAGGTGCCCATTAGAGTGTTGCCCCTGGAAAGTGTCCTTCTTCTAAGAGCCATTCACAGAATAAATGGTAAGGCCGAAAGACCCTATTCTTCACTGTCTTTGTCCTTATTGTTTGGCCATTATAATACCAGAACCATAAAAGTATATCCTATTCCAGATTCAGTAGTTCCTTATCGATGTATATCCACCTTGGGGTATGAATATAAAATACTCCCACCCCGTCCCCACCAATGTTCCTGAAGATGATTTGAAGATTATTCCAAGTTGGATTTAAGGTGCTTTTGAGGCACGTGAGTCTCGATGGAGTAAGCGAGGGCCAAATAAGGGTCAAATACTAGTTTGAATCTTGGCTGTCATTTTCTGTGTACGATGGGCAGGTCCCTACAGTTTCCCAAGCCTCAGTCTCTAGCATAGAGTGCATTGTTATGTGGATTAAGTAAAGAAATGATAAAGTATCTTATAAGACCTGGGAAAGAggactttttaaacaaaatctgcCTTCACCTATCTGGTAGCTAGCCAGAAAATAATCAGCCTGTGGCTCATATGaatgttcaaaaaaaatatttatttataaaaaatacaacGGGATAAGTTTATGCTGAGAAATGCAGCAATAAATACAGTTGAAGGAAACAGCAACTCTACATTGATACATTGGCACAAACAGGAAGAGCACACACACCACCCAGACCTAACTGTCTGCAGGCCGATTTTGTACACGCTCCTTTAGAAACACCACTCTGAAAAGATCTTGTCGGTTTAGGTAAGAGAATGAGTACACATATAATCACAAATGCACACGGATCAGGACTTTATTTAAAAGTTAGCAAACAATACTGTAGACATTGATATGTAAATTTCTAAAATGCTGCATCTTAAATTTAGTTGGCAAAGACCACATTTAGCTCTAAGCATGACTTTAGTCTTCCACATAGAAACCagataactgtaaaaaaaaaaaaaaaaagcttcctatTGTTTGAAAATCCCAGTCTAGTAAGTAGATTGTAAAAATGCATAGGTCTTTAATAAGAGAATTGGCTGTACAAGAGTACTCCCCTTTCACAGTATTCCTTTTTACTTCATATGTGAGTTATTGCTTCTGCTGTAGGATTTAACTGTTACAGCACTAAAAGGGAACTAtttagggaagaggcagaaaaaggaaaagggaatgtACGTAAGGCAATATTTCTTTTAGGTACAATAAGCATAATAGTGTTTTAGGAAGACAAGATAAAAATTACTCAAGGCTAGCTTGGTTCTCACTGAATAAAAACGGGCTAAATACTGAGCTCCTCTGTGTAAATCTAATAATCAATGCCTTGGTCGCCATATTGGTAATCTCTGGGGTAGTCATCTTGGTACTCTCCATGATATTCATCTGGGTATTCTGCCTGATAATCACTATCACTAATTTCAGACCCATTTGTTCCCGTTCCTTGGCTTCCATTGTGAATGACAGGTTCTGTGGGAGCGGCACAGTATTTCGGATCATATACTTGCCGCCCAAGCCCATACACACTCATTCCTTTCTGGGAAGCAACTTTGTTGGTTCCCATCTGTAGAGAAATTGTCGAGTTGTCCACCGGTTGTAATGTTAGCTTCTGATCATAGATGTCTCTTCTGGTACCTGGTGCTAACATCCCCGCCTGGTATTAGAACAtagtataaaagttaaaacagCAGCTAAAATCTATTCTGCTGAACATTTTCTAAGTTATGAAATTCACATTGTGAACGCTAATGTAATAATAACTTCATTTCAGGGGTAAAGCTAGCTTACCAAATAGTCCTGATGCTGAATCTTTCTTAAGTACCAATACTCACTGGCTTTCAAACTAGGTCAGCCCTTCCTTTAAATCCTTGCTCTGCTATAAAACTGCTAGGTGGCCTCTAAACAAGCTAATACTTTTGGTTTTAGGTTTCTCATgtgcaaaatggagaaaataccaCCTACTTTGGATTTAGGAGAGGATTCAACATAAGCAATGTAAAAAGCACAGCGTAATGTGGGCACCCTGGAGAGTTACATGTGAGTACCTATTATGACCACATACACTCTCCAGGCCATCCATTTCAGAAGCTCATCACACATTCAGCAGAACTTATGCCGAGCAGTCCTTAAGGCCTGAAGTCTCAAAGAGCCAGCCACAAGTACAGTAACTCATTTCTCCATTTATGCCAAGCAGACAGTCCAGGTTTAACTGGTAAAAAAGGAAACTTGAATGGCTCCTATACAAGACAATGCCACATGTGGCAGGACATCTCAACTTTAGGTCACAAGGAGAAAGCTTTTTCAAACCTTATCCCCCACTCCTGTTGGATGTGAGCCCTGCCTGCTCTCCAGTGGTTATGGGAACCTCCCTATGAGGGGCTGATCTATTTTTAACAAGGAAATACTTCCATCTTGCATGGTGTTAGAATGCTGGCATTCTCACCGTGCTAGAGCCCCACCTAACTCCTCCTCAGAACACCAGATCATTTTACCTACCAAGGTTCAGAGGCATTAGAAGGAGCAATTTACTTGGATCtggagcaagaaataaacttgctATAATAAACgtatctcttttcttctggttAGACGGAAAGACCAGCTGTTCTGACCGCCAGCACACCATACTTGTGTTCCTACAGAAAGGTCCTCTGATTCTTGTGCTTTCTCAGCAAAACCAACTTTCCTGAAGGAATGTACTTTATACCATACAAAAAATACGTCCTTTGAACTTAGTTAagtgtgggatgcctgggtggctcagttggttaagcatccaacttcagcttgggtcatgatctcactgttcctgagttcaagccccacatcaggcttcctgctgtcagcacagagccctatgtccCCCCCGGCTCGctccctctctaaaaattaaacattaaaaaaagagtaagttaaGTGCTAATTCAAATGATCCTTCTCTACTCTTTGCTCCAAGTATAAAAAGGCACTGCTTACCTGGCTGGCTCCTTTGTTGGTGCCCATCTGCAGACTAATTGTGGTCTGGTCAAAAGGTTTGTCAGTTTGCATTTTGGGATCATAAAGATGCCTCCTGGTCCCATAGGCCGTCATACCTGCCTGGCTGGCGCACTTGTTGGTTCCCATCTTTGAAGTTAAAATTAGCAATGATTATCACAGGTCACCACCATATATGACAAGCAAAACTTTGTGTTCTACTAAAAAGACAGGGGCACAATTGACAAGTCCCTTTTTGTGCTGAGGCTAGCTAGATACAAAATCTCCATGCTTTCACAACTTTCAAGGTgctcactttattattttaattttaacgtttttttaatttattttttttgacacagagaaagatggagcatgaacgggggagggtcagagagagagggagacacagaatccgaagcaggctctgagctgtcagcacggagccccatgcggggctcgaactcacagaccgtgagatcatgacctgagccgaagtcggacgctcaaccgactgagccacccaggcgcccccaaggtgctcactctaaaaagaaaaatctcaaacaaggTTTTAGAGGGCAGAATTATGAATAATTACCCCTGCTCCTCTTCTCCCTACTGTCTATACAGCACAGATAACCAAATTAAGAGGTACTGCATCAGCCACTTAAAGGGACAGAGGCACTCTGACTAGGCAGCATGCTTTTCTACTCCAGGGGTTTGTATAAAAAGTGACAGCAAATGCCAGGTGTCTTCTCTGGCACCTCAACAAGGGCTTCTTTAAAGTCTCGTTGAGATCACCAGCATCTTCATGGGAAAAGGACCACATTTTATTCCTCCAACTCTCACGTCAccggagagaaagagtgaggaatGTGAACTCAACCAAATTCAGAGGAACAAGAATTCTTTTCTCCACTGAGAATATGGCTTTAAGGCCAACCGATATACCCAGTTCTATTAGCTGGGGACACATTTCTGATggtctttttccttaaaaaggaagggaggaaaaaaaaaatcattacaatcCTACCACCCAGATATTAGCTGTAAACCTTTGTGTGTGTCCTTCTAGGCTTTATCTTCTCTAcctgtgtatatatttatcaatacACATGCATGTAAATACACGTACATTCAAAAATAGGCATGTGCATCTTTAAAGTAAAATTGTGATCGCACTGACCACTGTATTTTGTAAcctgatttgttttccttaatCTCTGAATTCTTGTGTATCATTTTTACCTTACTCTGGTTCCTTCTGTGCGGTTATAATCAACTGACTACTGTTTGGAATTTCAGGTTTCCAGTTTCTTACCAGATACGATTTTGTAGtgtacaaaaataaatccacCTCACATGATGCAGTGGCCGCGAGGGCACACTTCTCAGTGGTGGTTTCGTGACATTCTCCAGGGGAACgatgtgaaggggaaaaaaatacctgCGCTAAGTACTTCCAGTAGTGCTTGGCTGCTGTATTGTGCAAATAAATGACTTCGGCATTGAGGTTTTATAAAATTGCCGCATTTGGTCAGTATCATTTAGGAATTTATAAAACacgttttcttaaaaaaataaagacaatgtaaTTAGGGAGGAAAAGTCATTTCCTAGAGAAACAATTGTCAAGTCTGATGGCATGCCTGAGGTTTCTTCTGAAACCATCATCAACGTCTCAGGGGCTTTGAATggacataaattatataaaccaCATATCCATCCCCAAAACCTACATTAACATGGATCTCACCCATTCCTTACTTATGAGAGACACACTTTACATGGTGAGAACTGACAATACCGAATCAAGCAGTAACACGTTGCTTACCTGCAAACCAATTACACTCTGGCCagcttttaattttccttcatcaaaacgtcttgtttgtttttctgcataCTTAACTCCGATGTCAATGGTTGTATGGAATCCTTTTGTTTTAGCCTAGACAGAAATTTGCACACTAACTAAAAAGGAACACTGAAGTGGAGATTCTGCCAATAGTTTTTCACAGAAGGAACAACAAAGAAACGCTACTGTCCGTAGATGAAGGCTTCACTAGGTAATACTCAAACGGAGGGGTTGAAAAACATATTTAAGGCCAGTCAGTAATACCTGTGGCTCTGAAATGTTAAGTGTTCTGATTAAGCTCTCTTATATGAGGCAGCTGATGTCAGCAGCCTTTCCATGAAGCTAATAATTATGGAGGAGACAGAGGCTGCTCCCCGCCTAGCCAGAACGCCcatgggaaagaaaagacataatTCATCACCAACATGGTGGGACTTTTAAAAGCAGCCATTAAAGACATATACGTACCAGACCTGCCAGAGCCACCAGTGTAGTCTGAACCTGGGTCATGTTTCCATTCTCAAAAAGATCGTTCGCTTCAAATATGTCATGTGGCTTCATGCCATAAGCTTGAATAGCCTTAATAAAGTTGCCAATATTCTCCAACTATAAAGGAAAAGAGCCATATAACTTTGGGAGCTGAACACTGACATTCACATTATCTAAACATTATAAGCCTTCGTGACTACTGTAAGATGCCAGGCAGAAAGTTACTTGGCAAGGAGTCTTGACCAGATACATACTAAGCACAGCTCTGTCTGGAAACGGAAAGAGTAAATAAAGAGTATTTTACAGTAGGTCACAtgatggtctttttatttttacgtagtcattttttttttttcagttctttgaaggCAAGATCTTCCTTAGATAGTTTTAAGAATTCTGTGATTCTGTCTGAGCTATCCAGGGCTAAAATTCTGTCAAAAGGTACAGGATTACTCACCTTAATAATTTATTATCTCAAAATATATAGTCAAAATATCCAATTTTACGTAACCACACCCATTTGTGAACTAAGACTGCCTAATATGGTGTTCTACAATCAACCATTAGTTGTTAAACTCCTTGCTTTTTCCCTCGTTTATCATTATGGTCTAGATTGTATTTCTCTGTATAAGCTGTGTCAAATCCTCTCCAAGAGTTGACAGACTAAATACAACTTCTAAGCTAAGGATCTAATAATCACAGAACTAATTCTAAGTAATTATGGAAgcagagtaaaaaataaaatatagccatGTGCATTAATTTCTGCTAAGATGTCTACTTTAATCAAATCTTCGCTGCATAAAGAATAACCAGAGGTTGCAGGTTCAGCTGTTTACCTGAGGCCAGTTTAACGAGGACTCATTAACCTTCTTCACTGAGCCCGGCTGTAGCTTGTTTATGAGTCTGAAAAGTAAAGTACAGGTGACATTTATTGTTCAGACGAAAACAAGGACTGGAATGTAAAGTTGGCTCCTTTAACATCAGTAAGAAAGCATTAaaggagcctgtt belongs to Felis catus isolate Fca126 chromosome C1, F.catus_Fca126_mat1.0, whole genome shotgun sequence and includes:
- the CNN3 gene encoding calponin-3 codes for the protein MTHFNKGPSYGLSAEVKNKIASKYDHQAEEDLRNWIEEVTGMSIGTNFQLGLKDGIILCELINKLQPGSVKKVNESSLNWPQLENIGNFIKAIQAYGMKPHDIFEANDLFENGNMTQVQTTLVALAGLAKTKGFHTTIDIGVKYAEKQTRRFDEGKLKAGQSVIGLQMGTNKCASQAGMTAYGTRRHLYDPKMQTDKPFDQTTISLQMGTNKGASQAGMLAPGTRRDIYDQKLTLQPVDNSTISLQMGTNKVASQKGMSVYGLGRQVYDPKYCAAPTEPVIHNGSQGTGTNGSEISDSDYQAEYPDEYHGEYQDDYPRDYQYGDQGIDY